One window of Phycisphaeraceae bacterium genomic DNA carries:
- a CDS encoding 7-carboxy-7-deazaguanine synthase QueE translates to MTLPLAHPDASRVRIAETFVSVQGEGKLTGVPSWFCRVSGCNLRCAWCDTPYASWNPEGPTRTVDDLITEAAAHMRSESGGGGGGGGVRHAVLTGGEPMLFDAMAALGRELASRGMHVTYETAATIFRPPSETGCALMSMSPKLSNSTPRGPGGSLDPRDPTGAWATRHEERRLNIPIIQQLIDAYPDRQLKFVVAQNSEPADLAEIDALLAQLTNLAPSDIMLMPEGVKPPTPEHKAWVLNACLSRGWRYCSRLHIELFGNVRGT, encoded by the coding sequence ATGACCCTTCCACTCGCACACCCCGACGCCTCGCGCGTCCGCATCGCGGAGACCTTCGTCTCCGTGCAGGGCGAGGGCAAACTCACCGGCGTCCCCAGTTGGTTCTGCCGCGTGAGCGGCTGCAACCTCCGCTGCGCCTGGTGCGACACCCCCTATGCCAGTTGGAACCCCGAAGGCCCGACACGCACCGTCGATGACCTCATCACCGAGGCCGCTGCGCACATGCGATCAGAAAGTGGGGGGGGCGGGGGGGGCGGGGGAGTCCGCCACGCCGTGCTCACAGGTGGCGAGCCCATGCTCTTCGATGCCATGGCCGCCCTCGGTCGCGAGCTCGCCTCACGCGGCATGCACGTCACCTACGAGACCGCCGCCACCATCTTCCGTCCACCCTCCGAAACCGGCTGCGCGCTCATGAGCATGAGCCCCAAGCTCTCCAACTCCACGCCGCGCGGCCCCGGCGGCTCGCTCGACCCGCGCGATCCCACGGGCGCATGGGCAACCCGCCACGAGGAACGCCGCCTCAACATCCCCATCATCCAGCAACTGATCGACGCCTATCCCGATCGCCAACTCAAGTTCGTCGTCGCCCAGAACTCAGAACCCGCCGACCTCGCCGAGATCGACGCCCTCCTCGCGCAGCTCACCAACCTCGCGCCCAGCGACATCATGCTCATGCCCGAGGGCGTCAAGCCCCCGACGCCCGAGCACAAGGCCTGGGTTCTCAACGCCTGCCTCTCACGCGGCTGGCGCTACTGCAGCCGCCTGCACATCGAACTCTTCGGCAACGTCCGCGGCACGTGA